A window of Streptomyces sp. DG1A-41 contains these coding sequences:
- a CDS encoding sugar transferase produces the protein MTPVALPWTRRALDVVVALVLLVVLTPLMLLLSVLIRATSGRPVLFRQQRIGEGAREFTLYKFRTMRTGATGSALTNGRDSRVTGSGQLLRRFHLDELPQLINVLRGDMTLVGPRPESVDLAVRFPPQYQWLFRHRPGLTGPCQLRSRAHAALLDDRPDPEEYYLAVLVPLRAELDSELLSRNSLTTVMGYIVRTLWYVLSGLWDRGVSGPCSDRPGDAGARHTEEGRSLCARS, from the coding sequence ATGACTCCCGTGGCCCTGCCGTGGACGCGCCGCGCTCTGGACGTCGTCGTCGCCCTCGTCCTGCTCGTCGTGCTGACGCCCCTGATGCTCCTCCTGTCCGTGCTGATCCGCGCCACCAGCGGCAGGCCAGTGCTCTTCCGGCAGCAGCGGATCGGGGAGGGCGCGCGCGAGTTCACCCTCTACAAGTTCCGGACCATGCGCACCGGTGCGACCGGTTCCGCACTCACCAACGGCCGCGACTCACGCGTGACCGGCTCGGGACAGTTGCTCAGGCGGTTCCACCTGGACGAACTGCCGCAGCTGATCAACGTGTTGCGCGGTGACATGACGCTGGTGGGACCGCGCCCGGAGTCGGTCGACCTGGCTGTGCGTTTCCCGCCCCAGTACCAGTGGTTGTTCCGCCACCGGCCGGGGCTCACCGGACCGTGCCAGCTCCGTTCGCGCGCGCACGCCGCGCTGCTCGACGACAGGCCGGATCCGGAGGAGTACTACTTGGCCGTCTTGGTTCCGCTGCGTGCCGAGCTGGACTCGGAGCTCCTTTCCCGTAACTCCCTGACCACCGTGATGGGTTACATCGTCCGAACGCTGTGGTACGTGCTGTCCGGCCTCTGGGACAGGGGCGTCTCCGGCCCGTGCTCCGACCGGCCGGGCGATGCCGGTGCACGGCACACCGAGGAAGGCCGATCCTTATGCGCGCGGTCGTGA
- a CDS encoding polysaccharide biosynthesis tyrosine autokinase produces MDLREYVEVLRRRWRFVVVCVLLGLAAAVAVTALMPRTYTAKAQLFIATTDNDSANAYAGGLFTQQRVKSYTQIANSPAVLGGVIGRLDLNMTPEQLAKKISAQAPLDTTLVDIKVQDRSATRAQAIADETAAQFTRYIDSIEKASADEPALVKASVLGTPDPPTAPASPRPALNVAIGLFGGIIVGVTGAVLRNSLDTTVRSAGDVRRRLDVPTLGALPKPARRRAGTGHGHGGVRRDEALSQLRTRLCLPRDGMPSSLLVSSALHGEGRTDTAIGLAANVARTGRRVVLVEGDLRRPRLAATLGLREGPGLTDVVTGGAALSQALQPWEAGHLRVLPSGTPPPDVTAVLSSRYLRQLLRTLEAEADLVVLDSPPMLPFADAAILAGDTEAALLVVRLGRSKYDQVRRALESLASVGARTLGAVVTAAPPDRHTGPHPSHAPQRHRAPEPETRTAPAADGVRAPAGRSR; encoded by the coding sequence ATGGATCTCCGCGAATACGTCGAGGTGCTGCGCCGACGGTGGCGGTTCGTCGTGGTGTGTGTCCTGCTGGGACTGGCCGCGGCGGTCGCAGTGACCGCCCTGATGCCGCGCACCTACACGGCGAAGGCGCAGCTCTTCATCGCCACCACCGACAACGACAGCGCCAACGCGTACGCGGGCGGCCTGTTCACCCAGCAGCGGGTCAAGTCCTACACACAGATCGCGAACAGCCCCGCGGTACTCGGCGGCGTCATCGGCAGACTCGATCTGAACATGACACCCGAGCAACTCGCGAAGAAGATCAGCGCCCAGGCCCCGCTCGACACGACCCTGGTCGACATCAAGGTCCAGGACCGGTCCGCCACGCGTGCGCAGGCGATCGCCGACGAGACCGCCGCCCAGTTCACGAGGTACATCGACAGCATCGAGAAGGCCTCGGCCGACGAGCCGGCGCTGGTCAAGGCCAGCGTTCTCGGCACTCCCGACCCGCCGACGGCACCGGCGAGCCCGCGTCCCGCCCTGAACGTGGCGATCGGTCTGTTCGGCGGCATCATCGTCGGCGTCACGGGCGCCGTGCTGCGCAACTCGCTCGACACCACGGTCCGCTCGGCAGGAGACGTCCGCCGCCGACTGGACGTGCCGACGCTGGGTGCCCTCCCCAAGCCCGCCCGGCGCCGGGCGGGCACCGGACACGGGCACGGCGGCGTCCGGCGCGACGAAGCGCTCAGCCAGCTGCGGACCCGCCTTTGCCTGCCGCGCGACGGCATGCCGAGCTCACTGCTCGTCAGCAGCGCCCTGCACGGTGAGGGCAGGACCGACACCGCCATCGGCCTGGCCGCCAACGTCGCACGCACGGGCCGACGCGTCGTACTCGTCGAGGGAGACCTGCGCCGGCCCCGTCTTGCCGCAACGCTCGGCCTGCGCGAGGGCCCCGGACTGACCGATGTCGTCACCGGCGGAGCGGCACTCTCCCAGGCCCTCCAGCCCTGGGAGGCCGGACATCTGCGAGTGCTGCCGAGCGGCACTCCCCCGCCCGACGTGACCGCTGTGCTGTCCTCCCGCTACCTGAGACAACTGCTGCGCACCCTCGAGGCGGAGGCGGATCTCGTGGTGCTGGACAGCCCGCCGATGCTGCCCTTCGCCGACGCGGCGATCCTCGCCGGCGACACGGAGGCGGCGCTCCTCGTGGTCCGCCTCGGCAGGAGCAAGTACGACCAGGTGCGCCGTGCCCTGGAGAGCCTGGCCTCCGTGGGCGCGCGCACCCTCGGCGCCGTCGTCACCGCCGCGCCGCCCGACAGGCACACCGGCCCGCACCCGAGCCATGCGCCACAGCGGCACCGTGCTCCGGAGCCCGAGACCCGGACGGCGCCCGCAGCCGACGGCGTCCGCGCCCCGGCCGGCCGCAGCCGGTAG
- a CDS encoding O-antigen ligase family protein, with protein MTQQQSTTVLIIGILTLLSLIPWAIAFRRARVFRDWDLTSTLVLLIGVLANLPAAAYVIVSGREERLDPLGDAVIGFPGWANRIGVVANGLMLLVCVLFMLGRLVFARARINAAPLIAAMIVLTMSASSGLHGQPLWTPRELTLLAALLAASVARPGRSALLGGAAVAMVYTVLGGIESLIEPSTVVRPCRSDNPCGDLGILYAGVFSNENIFSLLVVASIPFVWLALRGRVRVLLAGYLAFVAVATGSFLASVTAIAAVALLVLLRPRLADQPGVAPTAEPGPTPPAVAPAAEVGPGRRLLAGAVLTGAIAVGFAVPLRPGHFGDLGLRAAIWDLAREEWTRSPLLGYGGGAWSGKYPGGEIPAASSPSLHNQWIDVLYAGGIVGLLLFAVLLAYLLFRGGTRGFPVAACVLLPVLIASVLERPWSFGLSNSLTFALVVATLVPVQTRARAGVGTTGRRPAKPARSGTMSDV; from the coding sequence ATGACGCAACAGCAGTCCACCACGGTACTGATCATCGGGATCTTGACACTGCTGTCCCTGATTCCCTGGGCGATCGCCTTTCGCAGGGCCCGCGTCTTCCGCGACTGGGACCTCACCTCGACCCTGGTCCTGCTGATCGGAGTCCTCGCCAACCTGCCCGCAGCGGCGTACGTGATCGTCAGCGGACGGGAAGAGCGCCTGGACCCCCTCGGCGACGCGGTGATCGGTTTCCCGGGCTGGGCGAACCGGATCGGCGTCGTCGCCAACGGCCTCATGCTCCTGGTCTGCGTGCTGTTCATGCTCGGCCGGCTGGTGTTCGCCCGCGCCCGTATCAATGCGGCACCCCTCATCGCGGCAATGATCGTCCTGACCATGTCCGCCTCCTCCGGCCTGCACGGGCAGCCGCTGTGGACGCCGAGAGAGCTCACCCTGCTGGCGGCCCTGCTCGCGGCGTCGGTCGCACGCCCCGGACGCTCGGCGTTGCTCGGCGGTGCCGCCGTCGCCATGGTGTACACCGTGCTGGGCGGCATCGAGTCGCTCATCGAGCCGTCCACCGTCGTCCGTCCCTGCCGCAGCGACAACCCGTGCGGCGACCTGGGGATCCTCTACGCGGGTGTTTTCAGCAACGAGAACATCTTCAGCCTGCTGGTGGTGGCGAGCATCCCCTTCGTCTGGCTGGCCCTGCGCGGCCGGGTCCGCGTCCTGCTGGCGGGCTACCTCGCCTTCGTGGCCGTCGCCACCGGCAGTTTCCTGGCGAGCGTGACGGCGATCGCCGCGGTGGCCCTGCTGGTGCTGCTCCGGCCGAGGCTTGCCGACCAGCCGGGCGTGGCACCGACCGCGGAACCCGGACCGACCCCCCCGGCCGTGGCACCGGCCGCGGAGGTCGGCCCGGGCCGCCGTCTGCTGGCCGGGGCGGTCCTCACCGGGGCGATCGCCGTCGGCTTCGCCGTGCCCCTGCGCCCCGGGCACTTCGGCGACCTCGGACTGCGTGCCGCCATCTGGGACCTGGCCCGGGAGGAGTGGACCCGCTCTCCGCTCCTCGGTTACGGCGGCGGCGCCTGGTCCGGCAAGTACCCGGGCGGCGAGATCCCCGCGGCGAGCTCGCCCTCGCTGCACAACCAGTGGATCGACGTTCTCTACGCGGGCGGAATCGTCGGACTGCTCCTGTTCGCGGTTCTGCTGGCGTACCTGCTGTTCAGGGGCGGCACCCGGGGCTTTCCGGTCGCGGCCTGCGTCCTGCTGCCCGTGCTCATCGCCTCCGTGCTGGAGCGCCCCTGGTCCTTCGGCCTCAGTAATTCGCTGACCTTCGCACTCGTGGTGGCCACCCTCGTGCCGGTTCAGACGCGGGCACGGGCCGGTGTCGGCACCACCGGGCGGCGCCCCGCGAAGCCCGCGAGGTCAGGCACGATGAGCGACGTCTGA
- a CDS encoding polysaccharide biosynthesis C-terminal domain-containing protein, with amino-acid sequence MRLGEHVLRLTGRIAAPDGAGRGRPDDRDGTTSAPLARRLFSGMGFSALAQAAPLLTNLALTPYLIGRLGLDRFGVWSLILVFLATLAVLDGGVGASLARFHAYHAARGDRDGTGRLVVGSLTVFVGLGALVTGLGALLGPVVVSALDVPPQLSGEAEHLLLALGPLLTLALTANSAIALLQANARFAGLAAVSGGSCLVYAVAVVTLIGSGPDLPLLALLTAGRYLLTTVGGLWLGARHIRIRRPLMPRSAERREFVGYASRMQLSGFTVFLNGEVDAVVIAALLPVRYVGIFAVGYQAATALRSLPLYAFPPILTRMTHVYATHQLPGAVREFHALQFRWLPAVLTYGAVTTAAVGLAVEVWVGPELALSGAVAAVLLAGYAVQVACTGMRTCFVRAIGRPGLETRYSWFSTAVNLALTVPLTIAFGVVGVVLATSVGIMAGSLYFVVLCRRLADLREQHLPKRWLPATALAVITAVLGDLLVLQLGWHGALPLLLAGLPVPAGLALAWLLIGRELIHGPRVRAETTPA; translated from the coding sequence GTGCGTCTCGGCGAGCACGTGCTGCGACTCACCGGCCGGATCGCCGCGCCGGACGGAGCAGGGCGCGGCCGACCGGACGACAGGGACGGCACCACGTCCGCCCCGCTGGCGCGGCGTCTCTTCTCTGGCATGGGCTTCAGCGCGCTGGCGCAGGCGGCTCCGCTGCTCACCAACCTGGCGCTGACGCCGTACCTGATCGGCCGACTGGGGCTCGACCGCTTCGGTGTGTGGTCACTGATCCTGGTCTTCCTGGCCACGCTAGCCGTGCTGGACGGCGGCGTCGGCGCCTCGCTGGCGCGCTTCCACGCCTACCACGCAGCCCGCGGCGACCGGGACGGTACCGGCCGGCTGGTCGTGGGGTCACTGACTGTCTTCGTCGGTCTGGGCGCGCTCGTCACCGGGCTCGGCGCGCTGCTGGGCCCAGTCGTCGTCTCCGCGCTCGACGTACCGCCTCAACTGTCTGGAGAAGCCGAGCACCTGCTGCTGGCCCTCGGCCCGCTGCTCACCCTGGCCCTGACCGCCAACTCCGCCATCGCGCTGTTGCAGGCGAACGCCCGCTTCGCCGGTCTCGCAGCCGTCAGCGGCGGATCGTGTCTGGTCTACGCCGTGGCCGTGGTGACGCTGATCGGCAGCGGCCCCGACCTCCCGCTGCTCGCCCTGCTCACCGCGGGGCGGTACCTGCTCACCACGGTCGGCGGCCTCTGGCTCGGGGCACGGCACATCCGTATCCGGCGCCCCCTGATGCCACGGTCGGCCGAGCGCCGTGAGTTCGTCGGCTACGCGTCCCGCATGCAGTTGTCGGGCTTCACCGTCTTCCTCAACGGAGAGGTCGACGCCGTGGTCATCGCCGCGCTGCTGCCGGTGCGCTATGTGGGCATCTTCGCCGTCGGCTACCAGGCGGCGACCGCGCTGCGCAGCCTGCCGCTGTACGCCTTCCCGCCGATCCTGACCAGGATGACCCACGTCTACGCCACCCACCAACTCCCCGGCGCGGTAAGGGAGTTCCACGCGTTGCAGTTCCGCTGGCTGCCGGCCGTGCTGACCTACGGTGCGGTGACGACCGCGGCGGTGGGCCTGGCGGTCGAGGTGTGGGTGGGTCCCGAGCTGGCGCTCAGCGGGGCGGTGGCCGCCGTCCTGCTGGCCGGATACGCCGTGCAGGTGGCCTGCACCGGGATGCGTACCTGCTTCGTCCGGGCCATCGGTCGCCCTGGTCTCGAGACGCGCTACTCCTGGTTCTCCACAGCGGTGAATCTCGCGCTCACGGTGCCGCTGACCATCGCGTTCGGAGTCGTCGGTGTCGTCCTGGCCACCTCGGTCGGGATCATGGCGGGCTCCCTGTACTTCGTCGTCCTGTGCCGGCGACTGGCCGACCTGCGCGAACAGCACTTGCCGAAGCGGTGGCTGCCGGCGACCGCGCTGGCGGTGATCACCGCCGTCCTCGGCGACCTGCTGGTGCTGCAACTGGGGTGGCACGGCGCGCTGCCGCTGCTGCTGGCCGGCCTCCCGGTGCCCGCCGGCCTCGCCCTCGCATGGCTGCTCATCGGCCGCGAACTCATCCATGGGCCCCGCGTCCGGGCGGAGACCACGCCCGCGTAA
- a CDS encoding LCP family protein, which translates to MSPPSQWPHWAPRQKARPRHRLAKRLLVCLVVVVLAVVGLGAGGLWWATDHYGDRVTRIPDAFPDGPRPKSGEGTTFLLAGVDIRSEKPTTGNEAKDTRWTYGAQRSDTLMLVHLGPGERTAYTVSIPRDSWVPVPGHGSAKINAAFSWGGPPLLVQTVERLTGARVDHFAVIDWHGFRSLTDAVGGVPITVRENSYDSEQGRHFKAGTFTMNGEDALSYVRQRHGLPGGELDRIKRQQQFLRSLVGEIRGDVSVTSPLKTNRILEALTDTVSVDDRLSNGDLRGLVLGLRHLDSEDTRFTTAPIVRSDMIDGQYVLILDQRGLRTLCRQVAAGHPPGTGE; encoded by the coding sequence ATGTCCCCGCCCTCCCAGTGGCCGCACTGGGCACCGAGGCAGAAGGCCCGGCCACGCCACCGGCTGGCGAAGCGCCTGCTGGTCTGTCTGGTGGTCGTGGTTCTCGCCGTGGTCGGGCTGGGCGCCGGCGGCCTGTGGTGGGCCACCGACCACTATGGGGACCGGGTCACCCGGATACCCGACGCCTTCCCCGACGGTCCGCGGCCCAAGAGCGGCGAGGGAACGACCTTCCTGTTGGCCGGTGTCGACATCCGCTCCGAGAAACCGACCACCGGGAACGAGGCGAAAGACACGCGGTGGACGTACGGCGCCCAGCGCAGCGACACACTGATGCTGGTGCACCTCGGTCCCGGCGAACGCACGGCGTACACCGTGTCGATACCGCGGGACAGCTGGGTGCCCGTCCCCGGGCACGGATCCGCGAAGATCAACGCCGCGTTCTCCTGGGGCGGCCCGCCTCTCCTCGTCCAGACGGTCGAACGGCTCACCGGAGCGAGGGTCGACCACTTCGCCGTCATCGACTGGCACGGTTTCCGGTCCCTCACCGACGCGGTCGGTGGTGTGCCGATCACCGTGCGGGAGAACTCCTACGACTCGGAGCAGGGGCGGCACTTCAAGGCGGGCACCTTCACCATGAACGGCGAGGACGCGCTCTCCTACGTCCGCCAGCGCCACGGACTGCCCGGCGGCGAGCTGGACCGGATCAAGCGGCAGCAGCAGTTCCTGCGCAGCCTCGTCGGTGAGATCCGCGGCGACGTCAGCGTCACCAGCCCACTGAAGACGAACCGGATACTCGAGGCACTCACCGACACGGTCAGCGTGGACGACCGGCTGTCCAACGGCGACCTGCGCGGCCTCGTGCTCGGCCTGCGTCACCTGGATTCCGAGGACACCCGCTTCACCACCGCGCCCATCGTCCGGTCGGACATGATCGACGGCCAGTACGTCCTGATCCTCGACCAGCGCGGACTGCGCACCCTTTGCAGGCAGGTGGCGGCAGGCCATCCGCCCGGCACCGGAGAGTGA
- a CDS encoding glycosyltransferase family 2 protein, producing MSLLVDVVIVNWNAGEHLHSCLRSIARADQSVLRVGEVVVVDNASSDGSARDLPSTGLRLRVVRNPDNRGFAAACNQGAALCRSDFLLFLNPDTELYPDTLRIIGEFLRTPGAQRFGVFGARMVDAHGRPLISCSRFPSPRLCVGGMTGLDRLAPVLFPPRHLRPEEVARSRQVDQVIGAFFLVRRHLFTELNGFDEGYFLYMEEVDFALRARRLGRPSYHIAQARVFHAEAISSAQLGPWRHYLMLCSRTRYMLRHWPKRQAWLLIGLSLSVEPAARLLGAALRGQPVDVRGTLAVQRAFLRWLRQGRRPLPASLLPAPHVAEPRTARTA from the coding sequence ATGAGCCTCCTCGTCGATGTCGTGATCGTCAACTGGAATGCCGGAGAACACCTCCACAGCTGCCTGCGCTCCATCGCCCGGGCCGACCAGTCGGTGCTGCGGGTCGGCGAGGTGGTGGTCGTCGACAACGCCTCGAGCGACGGCTCCGCCCGCGACCTTCCGTCGACCGGACTGCGGCTTCGGGTGGTGCGCAACCCCGACAACCGCGGCTTCGCGGCGGCCTGCAACCAGGGCGCCGCGCTCTGCCGCTCCGACTTCCTGCTCTTCCTGAACCCGGACACAGAGCTGTACCCGGACACCCTGAGGATCATCGGCGAGTTCCTCCGGACACCCGGTGCACAGCGCTTCGGGGTCTTCGGCGCACGCATGGTGGACGCGCACGGGCGCCCGCTGATCTCCTGCTCACGGTTCCCCAGTCCCCGTCTCTGCGTCGGTGGGATGACGGGCCTCGACCGGCTGGCGCCCGTCCTCTTCCCTCCCCGTCACCTGCGGCCTGAGGAAGTGGCCCGGTCCCGCCAGGTCGATCAGGTCATCGGCGCGTTCTTCCTGGTGCGCCGCCATCTGTTCACCGAACTGAACGGCTTCGACGAGGGCTACTTCCTGTACATGGAGGAAGTCGACTTCGCCCTGCGGGCGCGAAGGCTCGGCCGGCCCTCGTACCACATCGCGCAGGCACGGGTCTTTCACGCCGAGGCGATCAGCTCAGCCCAACTGGGGCCGTGGCGGCACTATTTGATGTTGTGCAGCCGCACCCGTTACATGCTCCGGCACTGGCCCAAGCGCCAGGCGTGGCTGCTGATCGGCCTGTCGCTGTCCGTGGAACCGGCCGCACGGCTGCTGGGCGCGGCACTGCGCGGGCAGCCCGTGGACGTGCGGGGCACGCTTGCCGTCCAGCGGGCGTTCCTGCGCTGGCTGCGGCAGGGGCGACGGCCGCTTCCGGCGTCGCTCCTTCCGGCACCGCACGTCGCCGAACCGCGAACGGCCCGCACGGCGTAG
- a CDS encoding glycosyltransferase family 4 protein has protein sequence MDPGPEQCAITPYGRRAGSSRVRVFEWLDRVDTDFTVSSYASFADAAPSRLARHPVAVARAELRLRRLAAARPRRLLLHREASPLSRGWWERRLLTCADFAVYDFDDALQWDWGAGGVLRRLAPKSGKARTAVRYADRVIAGNEVLGNWAAGCHRDVVVIPSCVAPEDYTPKTLYALHDPPRLGWIGSRHNEDCLLLVAGALEEIHRRTGARLTLIGTTTRSLGRIETFIDRVDWSPHCQRTALADVDIGLMPLPSTPYNLGKCGYKLLQYGAVGLPAVATPIGVNAEILDRLGMPPARDESEWTDAIRGFLEASDAAREQLGREARAVVGRRYSYEAWLPRWTAALELGGVR, from the coding sequence ATGGACCCAGGTCCCGAGCAGTGCGCGATCACCCCCTACGGGCGGAGAGCCGGCAGCTCGCGGGTCCGTGTCTTCGAGTGGTTGGACCGCGTCGACACGGACTTCACCGTCAGCAGTTACGCGTCGTTCGCCGATGCCGCCCCGTCCCGACTGGCCCGGCACCCGGTGGCCGTGGCGCGGGCTGAACTGCGGCTGCGCCGGCTGGCGGCCGCGCGCCCGCGGCGTCTGCTGCTGCATCGGGAGGCGTCCCCGCTCAGCCGCGGGTGGTGGGAACGCAGGCTGCTCACCTGTGCGGACTTCGCCGTGTACGACTTCGACGACGCCTTGCAGTGGGACTGGGGTGCCGGTGGTGTGCTGCGCAGACTCGCGCCGAAGTCGGGCAAGGCACGAACGGCGGTTCGGTACGCCGACCGCGTCATCGCGGGCAACGAGGTCCTCGGCAACTGGGCCGCTGGGTGCCATCGCGACGTCGTGGTGATCCCCAGTTGCGTGGCGCCGGAGGACTACACGCCGAAAACCTTGTACGCGCTGCACGACCCGCCACGACTCGGCTGGATCGGCTCGCGGCACAACGAGGACTGTCTGCTGCTGGTCGCGGGTGCGCTCGAAGAGATCCACCGGCGCACCGGCGCCCGCCTGACGCTCATCGGCACCACGACACGCTCGCTGGGCCGCATCGAGACCTTCATCGACCGGGTCGACTGGAGCCCGCACTGCCAGCGCACCGCCCTGGCGGACGTGGACATCGGGCTCATGCCGCTGCCGTCGACCCCCTACAACCTGGGCAAGTGCGGCTACAAGCTGCTCCAGTACGGGGCCGTGGGGCTGCCCGCCGTAGCCACGCCGATCGGGGTGAACGCCGAGATCCTCGACCGGCTCGGGATGCCGCCAGCCCGCGACGAAAGCGAGTGGACCGACGCGATCCGGGGCTTCCTGGAGGCATCGGACGCCGCCCGGGAGCAGCTGGGGCGCGAAGCCCGGGCCGTCGTCGGCCGCCGGTACTCGTACGAAGCCTGGCTCCCCCGGTGGACCGCGGCACTGGAGCTCGGGGGCGTACGGTGA